The proteins below are encoded in one region of Pseudomonas entomophila L48:
- a CDS encoding tellurite resistance TerB family protein — translation MNTSDLLEQLLRAGQASQAQQGSGGLSSQDGLGGLGGLLGGLLGGGSAAGGGGGLGGLLGGLLGGGGGGGVTQGRSTGGTNYAALASLGMLAFQAYQSWQRSQAAAPQQALRTVDQLSGPEADDHSHAILRALIAAAKADGRIDQQEEQLIYAEIKRQTNDPQLQQWLDEEVSKPLDAAEVAQSAQDPAMAAEMYLASVMLVDDQQAAERAYLDELASALQIDPTLQVHLEQQAKGAA, via the coding sequence ATGAACACCAGTGATCTACTCGAACAGTTACTTCGGGCCGGCCAGGCCTCACAAGCGCAACAAGGGAGCGGCGGCCTGTCATCGCAAGACGGCCTGGGTGGTTTGGGCGGCTTGCTGGGTGGGCTGCTTGGCGGCGGCAGTGCGGCGGGTGGCGGTGGTGGCCTTGGTGGTCTACTCGGCGGCCTGTTGGGTGGCGGTGGCGGTGGCGGCGTTACCCAGGGACGCTCCACAGGTGGTACCAACTACGCAGCCCTGGCGTCGTTGGGTATGCTAGCGTTCCAGGCCTATCAAAGCTGGCAGCGCAGCCAGGCGGCAGCCCCGCAACAGGCCCTGCGTACTGTCGATCAATTGTCCGGCCCCGAGGCCGACGATCACAGCCATGCCATCTTGCGCGCGCTGATTGCGGCAGCCAAGGCTGACGGTCGCATCGACCAGCAAGAAGAACAGTTGATCTACGCCGAAATCAAACGTCAAACCAACGATCCGCAACTGCAGCAATGGCTGGACGAGGAAGTCAGCAAGCCTCTCGATGCTGCCGAGGTGGCGCAGTCGGCTCAGGACCCGGCCATGGCCGCGGAAATGTACCTCGCCAGCGTGATGCTGGTGGATGACCAGCAGGCCGCAGAGCGGGCCTATCTGGACGAATTGGCCAGTGCACTGCAAATCGATCCGACATTGCAGGTGCATCTGGAGCAGCAAGCCAAGGGAGCCGCTTGA